The Engraulis encrasicolus isolate BLACKSEA-1 chromosome 22, IST_EnEncr_1.0, whole genome shotgun sequence genome includes a region encoding these proteins:
- the ctrb.3 gene encoding serine protease isoform X1: protein MAFLWFVSCLAFVSAAYGCGVPAIPPVVSGYARIVNGEEAVPHSWPWQVSLQDYTGFHFCGGSIVNENWVVTAAHCNVRTSHRVIVGEHNKGVSGEDIQTMRVQQVFTHPNWNAYTINNDIALIKLTTPIQLNTHVSPVCLAETSDVFADGMKCVTSGWGLMAHNDMFTPNKLQQAALPLLSNTQCKQHWGSNISDVMICAGGDGATSCMGDSGGPLVCQKDNVWTLVGIVSWGSSRCSITTPAVYARVTMLRAWVDQTLAAN from the exons ATGGCTTTCCTCTGGTTCGTGTCTTGCTTGGCTTTCGTCAGCGCAGCCTACG GCTGTGGCGTTCCCGCCATCCCCCCCGTGGTGAGCGGCTATGCCCGCATCGTCAACGGCGAGGAGGCCGTGCCCCACTCTTGGCCCTGGCAGGTGTCCCTGCAG GACTACACTGGTTTCCACTTCTGTGGCGGCTCCATTGTGAACGAGAACTGGGTTGTGACTGCTGCCCACTGCAATGTGAG GACCAGCCACCGCGTCATTGTTGGCGAGCACAACAAGGGAGTGTCCGGTGAGGACATCCAGACCATGAGAGTTCAGCAG GTCTTCACTCACCCCAACTGGAACGCCTACACCATCAACAACGACATCGCCCTGATCAAGCTGACCACCCCCATCCAGCTCAACACCCACGTGTCCCCCGTCTGCCTGGCCGAGACCAGCGATGTGTTCGCCGATGGCATGAAGTGCGTGACCTCTGGCTGGGGCCTGATGGCACACAACG ACATGTTCACCCCCAACAAGCTGCAGCAGGCTGCCCTGCCCCTGCTCTCCAACACTCAGTGCAAGCAGCACTGGGGAAGCAACATCTCCGACGTCATGATCTGCGCTGGCGGTGATGGTGCCACCTCCTGCATG GGAGACTCTGGCGGCCCCCTGGTGTGCCAGAAGGACAACGTGTGGACCCTGGTGGGTATCGTGTCCTGGGGCAGCAGCAGGTGCTCCATCACCACCCCCGCCGTCTACGCCCGCGTGACCATGCTCCGCGCCTGGGTGGACCAGACCCTTGCTGCCAACTAA
- the ctrb.3 gene encoding serine protease isoform X2 — MAFLWFVSCLAFVSAAYGCGVPAIPPVVSGYARIVNGEEAVPHSWPWQVSLQDYTGFHFCGGSIVNENWVVTAAHCNVRTSHRVIVGEHNKGVSGEDIQTMRVQQVFTHPNWNAYTINNDIALIKLTTPIQLNTHVSPVCLAETSDVFADGMKCVTSGWGLMAHNDMFTPNKLQQAALPLLSNTQCKQHWGSNISDVMICAGGDGATSCMGDSGRLYMPKNVKSLTY, encoded by the exons ATGGCTTTCCTCTGGTTCGTGTCTTGCTTGGCTTTCGTCAGCGCAGCCTACG GCTGTGGCGTTCCCGCCATCCCCCCCGTGGTGAGCGGCTATGCCCGCATCGTCAACGGCGAGGAGGCCGTGCCCCACTCTTGGCCCTGGCAGGTGTCCCTGCAG GACTACACTGGTTTCCACTTCTGTGGCGGCTCCATTGTGAACGAGAACTGGGTTGTGACTGCTGCCCACTGCAATGTGAG GACCAGCCACCGCGTCATTGTTGGCGAGCACAACAAGGGAGTGTCCGGTGAGGACATCCAGACCATGAGAGTTCAGCAG GTCTTCACTCACCCCAACTGGAACGCCTACACCATCAACAACGACATCGCCCTGATCAAGCTGACCACCCCCATCCAGCTCAACACCCACGTGTCCCCCGTCTGCCTGGCCGAGACCAGCGATGTGTTCGCCGATGGCATGAAGTGCGTGACCTCTGGCTGGGGCCTGATGGCACACAACG ACATGTTCACCCCCAACAAGCTGCAGCAGGCTGCCCTGCCCCTGCTCTCCAACACTCAGTGCAAGCAGCACTGGGGAAGCAACATCTCCGACGTCATGATCTGCGCTGGCGGTGATGGTGCCACCTCCTGCATG GGAGACTCTGGCAGACTTTATATGCCCAAAAATGTAAAAAGTTTAACCTATTGa